A DNA window from Brassica napus cultivar Da-Ae chromosome A4, Da-Ae, whole genome shotgun sequence contains the following coding sequences:
- the LOC106452193 gene encoding ATP-dependent helicase BRM isoform X1 — translation MQSGGSGGGPARNPGMGPAGRTNSTSSAASPTSSSSSVQQQQQQQQLASRQQQQQGRNSEANDGMFAYHPGGVQGMMGGGNFGSSSGSMQQPQQPRRLFDSPQQQQGSSQEGQQSFNPMQQAYLQFALQAQQQKAQQQARMGMMGSSKDQDARMGMLNMQGAMPMQASNQAQGSSSNPSAEQFARGERQMESGHETKPHPQQVGTGQLMPGNITRPMQAPQGPQGVNNMGTNQLAFSQQWQAMQAWARERNIDLSHPANASQMSHILQGRMVAQQKANEGNVASQSPSIPVSSQPSSSSGVPGENSPRPNSAGDISGQSGSGKARHAIPTSSFASTSSPRMMNPAANPFSAQGRDNPPYPRHLVQPTNGMPSGNSMQTSANETHVLDHNASTNKGLGSAEHLQMQQPRQMNAPSPKAVISDAGLLSKSSLQSGQGIKQEQQRSGFTKQQLHVLKAQILAFRRLKKGEGSLPQELFKSIAPPPLEVQTPLQIFPVRVHGQDRSSDKTVENQARSLESGKESQTAASSNGQIFAKEEDNVGGTEVPLAMGHSQLFQNLGKEAASTAAATKEEQQADVFPVKSDQGADASTQQTPRSDSNADKGKAVASDGGQSNVPPQANSPQQPKDTAPARKYHGPLFDFPFFTRKHDTYGSATANANNNLTLAYDIKDLVCEEGAEFFNKKRTDSLNKINGLLATNLERKRIRPDLVLRLQIEEKKLRLSALQSRVRDEVDRQQQDIMSMPDRPYRKFVRLCERQRLEMNRQVLANQKAVREKQLKTIFQWRKKLLEAHWSIRDARTARNRGVAKYHEKMLREFSKRPDDGRNKRMEALKNNDVERYREMLLEQQTNIPGDAAERYNVLSSFLTQTEDYLHKLGGKITATKNQQEVEEAANAAAIAARLQGLSEEEVRAAAACAREEVLIRNRFVEMNAPKDNSSVNKYYTLAHAVNEVVVRQPSMLQAGTLRDYQLVGLQWMLSLYNNKLNGILADEMGLGKTVQVMALIAYLMEFKGNYGPHLIIVPNAVLVNWKSELHTWLPSVSCIYYVGTKDQRSKLFSQEVCAMKFNVLVTTYEFIMYDRSKLSKVDWKYIVIDEAQRMKDRESVLARDLDRYRCQRRLLLTGTPLQNDLKELWSLLNLLLPDVFDNRKAFHDWFAQPFQREGPSHNIEDDWLETEKKVIVIHRLHQILEPFMLRRRVEDVEGSLPPKVSVVLRCRMSSIQSAVYDWIKATGTLRVDPDDEKLKAQKNPIYQAKIYKTLNNRCMELRKTCNHPLLNYPYFNDLSKDFLVRSCGKLWILDRILIKLQRTGHRVLLFSTMTKLLDILEEYLQWRRLVYRRIDGTTSLEDRESAIVDFNDPDTDCFIFLLSIRAAGRGLNLQTADTVVIYDPDPNPKNEEQAVARAHRIGQTREVKVIYMEAVVEKISSHQKEDELRSGGSMDLEDDLAGKDRYIGSIEGLIRNNIQQYKIDMADEVINAGRFDQRTTHEERRMTLETLLHDDERYQETVHDVPSLHEVNRMIARSEEEVELFDQMDEEFDWTEEMTCHEQVPKWLRASTREVNTTVADLSKKPSKNMLSSSNLIVQTGGPGGERKRGRPKSKKINYKEIEDDIGLFSEESSEEVNVDSGNEEEGDIGQSDDDELTGALGDQQTNNGESDGENPVAGYDYPPRSGSYKKVPPQDDAGSSESSPESHRSKEMASPVSSKKFGSLSALDTRPGSVSKRLVDDLEDGEIGASGDSHIDLQRSYDRDEGGGEQVLQPTIKRKRSIRLRPRQTAEGTDVSDVPAAQPLQVDRSYRSKLRTVADSHGSRQDQSDSSSRLRSLPAKKVANTSKLHVSSPKSGRLNATQLPVEDNDEAARETWDGTSPIGSSNAGARMSHTIQKRCKTVISKLQRRIDKEGQQIVPMLTNLWKRIQNGYAAGGVNNLLELREIDQRVERLEYVGVMELASDVQYMLRGAMQFYGFSHEVRSEARKVHNLFFDLLKMSFPDIDFREARNALSFSGPSPTLVSTSSPRGAGGISQGKRPKPVDEEEPEEPSSPQRRQQRENSRIRVQIPQKDPKLGGTSSHTDESPILAHPGELVICKKKRKDREKSAPRTRTAGSSSPVSPQAMIGRGLRSPVSGSVTRETRLAQATHPNNSGAAGDSVGWANPVKRLRTDSGKRRPSHL, via the exons ATGCAATCTGGAGGCAGTGGCGGAGGCCCCGCCCGGAATCCGGGCATGGGTCCGGCGGGTCGGACCAACTCCACATCATCCGCTGCGTCTCcgacttcttcatcttcatccgtGCAACAgcaacagcagcagcagcagctggCGTCTAGGCAG cagcagcagcagggGAGAAACTCAGAGGCAAATGATGGCATGTTTGCGTATCATCCTGGGGGAGTTCAGGGGATGATGGGGGGTGGTAACTTTGGTTCTTCGTCTGGCTCTATGCAGCAGCCTCAGCAGCCTAGGAGATTGTTTGACTCTCCTCAACAACAACAGGGCTCTTCCCAAGAGGGCCAGCAAAGTTTTAATCCAATGCAACAAGCGTATCTTCAGTTTGCTTTACAGGCACAGCAACAAAAGGCACAGCAGCAAGCTAGAATGGGAATGATGGGTTCATCTAAGGATCAAGACGCACGGATGGGTATGTTGAATATGCAAGGCGCGATGCCGATGCAGGCATCTAATCAGGCTCAGGGCTCTTCGTCTAATCCATCTGCTGAACAGTTTGCTCGCGGTGAAAGGCAGATGGAATCAGGTCACGAAACAAAACCCCATCCCCAGCAAGTTGGGACTGGACAACTAATGCCTGGAAATATTACAAGGCCAATGCAGGCACCACAGGGTCCGCAGGGTGTCAATAATATGGGGACCAACCAACTCGCGTTTTCGCAGCAGTGGCAGGCCATGCAGGCATGGGCGCGCGAGCGTAATATTGATCTCTCGCATCCTGCCAACGCAAGCCAAATGTCGCACATACTCCAGGGAAGAATGGTTGCCCAACAGAAAGCTAATGAAGGCAATGTGGCTTCACAGTCACCATCTATTCCAGTGTCTAGCCAGCCATCTTCATCTTCAGGTGTTCCAGGTGAGAACTCGCCTCGTCCCAACTCTGCTGGTGATATCTCTGGGCAGTCTGGATCAGGAAAGGCCAGACATGCAATACCTACCAGCTCATTTGCCTCGACTTCCAGTCCCAGAATGATGAACCCTGCTGCGAATCCCTTCTCCGCCCAAGGGAGAGATAATCCACCGTATCCTCGACATTTAGTTCAGCCTACAAATGGGATGCCATCAGGAAATTCCATGCAGACGTCTGCAAATGAGACGCATGTTTTGGATCACAATGCGTCTACAAATAAAGGTTTAGGTTCTGCTGAACATTTGCAGATGCAGCAGCCTAGGCAGATGAATGCACCCAGTCCAAAAGCTGTTATATCTGACGCTGGTTTACTCAGTAAATCTTCCCTTCAAAGTGGACAGGGGATCAAACAAGAACAACAGCGATCAGGATTTACCAAACAACAACTCCATGTTCTCAAAGCCCAGATACTGGCATTTCGTCGTTTGAAG AAAGGAGAAGGTTCTTTGCCTCAGGAGCTTTTTAAATCTATTGCTCCACCACCGCTTGAAGTGCAGACGCCGTTGCAGATTTTTCCTGTGAGGGTACATGGTCAGGATAGGTCTTCAGACAAAACTGTAGAAAACCAAGCAAGGTCACTGGAGTCTGGCAAAGAGTCTCAGACTGCTGCTTCTTCAAATGGACAGATTTTTGCTAAAGAGGAAGATAATGTTGGAGGTACAGAAGTACCTTTGGCGATGGGCCACAGCCAATTATTTCAAAATCTGGGAAAAGAAGCTGCTTCTACTGCTGCGGCTACGAAAGAGGAGCAACAAGCTGATGTATTCCCTGTTAAGTCAGATCAAGGAGCAGATGCTAGTACTCAACAGACTCCTAGAAGTGATTCTAATGCTGATAAGGGAAAAGCTGTTGCATCTGATGGAGGCCAATCTAATGTTCCGCCACAAGCAAACTCTCCCCAGCAGCCTAAGGATACAGCCCCTGCCAGGAAATATCATGGACCATTGTTTGATTTTCCCTTTTTCACTCGAAAACATGACACTTATGGATCTGCAACAGCCAATGCCAACAACAACCTCACATTAGCTTATGATATCAAAGACCTGGTCTGTGAAGAAGGTGCAGAATTCTTCAACAAGAAAAGGACAGACAGTTTGAACAAGATAAATGGTCTCCTAGCAACAAACTTGGAAAGGAAAAGGATTAGGCCTGATCTTGTTTTACGGCTTCAGATTGAAGAGAAAAAGCTCAGGCTATCGGCTCTTCAGTCTCGTGTTAGAGATGAAGTGGATCGACAGCAGCAGGATATAATGTCCATGCCTGATAGGCCATACCGTAAATTTGTGAGGTTGTGCGAACGACAACGCCTTGAAATGAATAGACAAGTACTGGCCAACCAGAAAGCTGTTAGAGAGAAGCAGCTGAAAACCATTTTTCAGTGGCGTAAGAAACTCCTTGAGGCACACTGGTCTATACGTGATGCACGCACTGCTCGTAACAGGGGAGTTGCCAAATACCATGAAAAGATGTTGAGAGAGTTCTCGAAAAGACCAGATGATGGCCGGAACAAAAGGATGGAGGCATTGAAAAATAATGACGTAGAAAGGTACAGGGAGATGTTGCTGGAACAGCAAACAAATATACCCGGTGATGCTGCTGAAAGATATAATGTTCTCTCTTCATTTTTGACCCAAACGGAAGATTATCTCCATAAACTTGGAGGTAAGATTACTGCGACAAAGAATCAACAGGAAGTGGAGGAAGCAGCGAATGCTGCAGCAATTGCAGCGAGATTGCAG GGCCTTTCAGAAGAAGAGGTCAGGGCGGCAGCTGCTTGTGCTCGGGAAGAAGTTCTGATCAGAAATAGATTTGTGGAAATGAATGCGCCAAAAGATAATTCATCTGTTAACAA GTATTATACTCTGGCTCATGCTGTAAATGAAGTCGTTGTGAGACAACCATCGATGCTCCAAGCTGGAACTTTGCGTGATTACCAGCTG GTTGGATTGCAATGGATGCTCTCCTTGtataataacaaattaaatGGGATCTTGGCTGATGAGATGGGTCTTGGAAAAACTGTGCAG GTAATGGCACTGATTGCTTACCTTATGGAGTTCAAGGGGAATTATGGACCACATCTCATCATCGTTCCCAATGCTGTTCTGGTGAACTGGAAG aGTGAACTCCATACTTGGCTgccatctgtttcatgcatatattaTGTTGGTACAAAGGATCAACGTTCAAAATTGTTCTCTCAG GAGGTTTGCGCCATGAAGTTCAATGTCCTCGTTACGACTTATGAGTTCATTATGTATGATCGATCAAAACTCTCAAAAGTTGACTggaaatatattgttattgATGAAGCACAACGGATGAAGGACAGAGAATCTGTTTTGGCCCGAGATCTTGATCGGTATCGCTGCCAGAGGAGATTACTTCTCACTGGGACACCTCTACAG AACGATCTGAAAGAGCTTTGGTCACTATTGAATCTCCTCCTTCCTGATGTCTTTGACAATCGAAAAGCATTTCATGATTGGTTCGCTCAACCCTTTCAAAGAGAAGGTCCTTCGCATAATATAGAGGATGACTGGCTGGAGACTGAGAAAAAGGTCATAGTCATTCACAGGCTTCATCAAATTTTAGAGCCGTTCATGCTCAGGCGTCGTGTTGAGGATGTCGAAGGTTCACTTCCTCCTAAG GTTTCCGTAGTTTTAAGATGTAGGATGTCTTCTATTCAGAGTGCCGTTTATGATTGGATCAAAGCTACTGGAACTCTAAGAGTTGATCCAGACGATGAAAAACTTAAGGCTCAGAAGAATCCAATCTACCAAGCCAAGATATATAAGACTTTAAATAATAGGTGCATGGAGTTGAGGAAAACATGCAATCATCCGTTGCTCAATTATCCATATTTCAATGATCTTTCCAAGGATTTTCTCGTAAGGTCGTGTGGAAAATTGTGGATTCTGGATAGAATTCTTATAAAGCTGCAGAGGACAGGCCATCGTGTATTACTCTTCAGTACAATGACTAAACTCCTTGATATCTTGGAAGAGTATCTGCAATGGAGGAGGCTTGTATACCGAAGAATAGATGGGACTACCAGTCTAGAAGATCGGGAATCAGCTATTGTGGATTTCAATGATCCGGATACTGATTGCTTTATTTTCCTGCTTAGTATACGTGCAGCTGGAAGGGGTCTCAACCTTCAGACTGCTGACACAGTTGTGATATATGATCCGGATCCAAACCCCAAGAATGAGGAACAAGCAGTTGCCAGAGCCCATCGTATTGGGCAGACGAGGGAAGTAAAAGTGATTTATATGGAGGCAGTTGTTGAAAAAATTTCCAGCCATCAAAAGGAGGACGAGCTTAGAAGTGGTGGATCAATGGACCTAGAGGATGACTTGGCTGGAAAGGACCGTTATATAGGATCTATTGAGGGTCTCATAAGGAACAATATTCAGCAGTACAAGATCGACATGGCTGATGAAGTCATTAATGCTGGGCGGTTTGACCAAAGAACGACTCATGAAGAGCGGCGAATGACATTGGAGACTTTATTGCATGATGACGAGAGATATCAAGAAACCGTCCATGATGTACCTTCTCTCCATGAGGTGAACAGGATGATTGCCAGAAGCGAGGAAGAAGTTGAGTTATTCGATCAGATGGATGAAGAATTTGACTGGACCGAAGAGATGACTTGTCATGAGCAGGTGCCTAAGTGGCTTCGAGCTAGTACCAGAGAGGTGAATACTACTGTTGCTGATTTGTCTAAGAAACCGTCAAAGAACATGTTGTCAAGCAGTAATCTAATTGTGCAAACTGGCGGGCCTGGAGGTGAGAGAAAAAGAGGGCGTCCCAAGAGCAAAAAGATTAACTACAAGGAAATTGAAGATGACATTGGATTATTTTCTGAGGAAAGCTCTGAGGAAGTGAACGTTGATTCTGGGAACGAAGAAGAGGGAGACATTGGACAATCTGATGATGATGAGCTAACTGGTGCTCTTGGTGATCAACAAACCAACAATGGCGAATCTGATGGAGAGAACCCCGTCGCTGGTTATGATTATCCTCCGCGGTCTGGTAGTTATAAAAAAGTCCCTCCACAGGATGATGCCGGTTCTTCAGAATCTTCGCCAGAAAGTCATAGATCGAAAGAGATGGCTTCTCCtgtttcttcaaaaaaatttgGCTCTTTGTCTGCATTGGACACTAGGCCAGGTTCTGTCTCGAAAAGACTG GTAGATGACCTAGAAGATGGGGAAATAGGAGCCTCTGGGGATTCTCACATAGATCTCCAACGATCCTATGACCGTGATGAAGGGGGAGGAGAACAGGTTTTGCAACCTACAATAAAACGGAAACGGAGTATTCGTCTAAGACCCCGTCAAACAGCAGAAGGAACAGACGTTAGTGATGTGCCTGCAGCTCAGCCATTGCAAGTCGATCGTAGCTATCGATCAAAATTGAGGACAGTTGCTGACTCGCATGGTTCAAGACAAGatcagagtgattcatcctcgaGACTCAGGAGTTTACCTGCAAAGAAGGTAGCGAATACTTCCAAGCTGCATGTATCATCACCAAAGTCTGGTAGATTGAATGCCACACAGCTTCCCGTGGAGGACAACGATGAAGCTGCTAGAGAAACATGGGATGGAACTAGTCCTATTGGCTCGTCAAATGCAGGTGCAAGAATGTCCCACACCATACAGAAACGG TGCAAAACCGTCATTAGCAAACTCCAAAGAAGAATCGACAAGGAAGGTCAGCAGATTGTGCCAATGCTGACGAATTTGTGGAAGAGAATTCAGAATGGTTATGCAGCTGGAGGTGTGAATAATCTTTTGGAGCTACGAGAGATAGATCAGCGGGTGGAAAGGCTAGAGTACGTAGGAGTTATGGAACTCGCATCTGACGTGCAGTATATGCTAAGGGGAGCAATGCAATTCTATGGATTCTCACACGag GTGAGATCTGAAGCAAGGAAGGTTCACAACCTCTTCTTCGATCTACTGAAAATGTCTTTTCCAGACATAGACTTCCGGGAAGCAAGAAACGCTCTTTCCTTCTCTGGCCCAAGCCCAACTTTGGTATCTACATCGTCACCAAGAGGAGCAGGTGGTATTAGTCAGGGTAAGAGGCCAAAGCCGGTAGATGAGGAGGAACCGGAGGAGCCAAGCTCTCCTCAGAGACGTCAACAACGCGAGAACTCAAGGATCAGAGTACAGATACCTCAGAAAGATCCAAAGCTTGGCGGGACATCAAGCCACACCGATGAGTCTCCAATTCTAGCTCATCCAGGGGAACTAGTAATctgcaagaagaagaggaaagacAGAGAGAAGTCTGCTCCGAGAACCCGAACCGCTGGCTCCAGCAGCCCGGTTTCGCCTCAGGCTATGATAGGTCGTGGTCTTAGAAGTCCAGTGTCTGGTTCAGTTACAAGGGAAACAAGGCTAGCTCAAGCTACTCATCCGAACAACAGCGGCGCGGCTGGTGATTCAGTTGGATGGGCTAATCCGGTGAAGAGGCTACGAACAGATTCTGGTAAAAGAAGGCCAAGTCATTTGTAG